From Leptospira brenneri:
ACGTCGTCCATCATTTGGCGATTTTTATCGAGTTCAATGCTTTGTCCGTCTTTTAGGTGGAGAACGATGTCGATTCCACGGTAGTGGATGTATCTTTCGAGTGTGTTTTTGAATTTATGTGCTTTGTCCATCTGGTTTTGTTTCCCTTATCTTTGTAACTTACAAAGGGTATCGTACGAAGTTAATGAGACCTTTAGAAAATTTTGTCTCATTACGTAAGTTTTTTTTGACAGTATCAGGAAACCGGGAGAATTATGTCACATGAAGCCTGAGAACACAACCGCTGCCACGCCTGGCGTACGGAAAGCCGCCCTCCTCCTTTTATCCCTTGGCAAAGAAAGAGCTGCCGATGTTCTAAAACACCTAGATGACTCCATGCTTGAGGCTGTGATTCTGGAAATGTCCAAAATCAGATCCATATCCAAAGAAGAAAGAGAAGTCATTCTCAAAGAATTTCATAATACCATTGAAGACTTAAACGATACCACTTCCGGTGGACTTTCTACCGCAAAATCCCTTCTAGAACAAACTGTGGGAACAGAAAAAGCCAATGTGATCTTAAAGAAGATCCATAAAGAAGAAACAAAGAACGATTTTGAATTTTTAAACCAAGTAGAGCCCTCTGTTTTACAAGGAATGCTTGGGACAGAATCTCCTCAGATCATTGCCGTAACCCTTTCTCATTTAGATCCGAAAAAAGCAGCCGATGTTTTGAAACTCTTTCCCAAACCAGAACAGGCGAAGATCGCAGTACGACTCGCCACCACATCCAAAACCCATCCCGATGTGATCCAAAACATAGCCCGTATCTTAAAGAAACGATACGAAGAAAGGGACAAACAGGAATACTCCGAGGCCGGTGGTGCTCATGTCCTTGCGAACATTTTGAACTTTATGGAAAAAGGGGCAGAAGAAACCATCCTTTCGGAATTAGAAGAATCCTCTCCCGATGTGGCCGACCAAGTGCGTGAAAAACTCTATACTTTCGAAGATATCTTGTCACTTGATAATAAAGAAATGCGAATCCTCATCAACAGGCTCGCCGATGATACGGCAATCTCTCTTGCCATCCGTGGAGCTGGTGATGAAATTCGAAAAAAATTCTTAAACAATATGAGCCAAAATAGATCAGAAGATATTTTAGATGCTCTGGATATGAAACCCCGAGTCACCTTACGAGAGATTAACGAAGCAAGAAGTAAAATTGTACAAGTGGCAAGGGTTTTAGAAGAAGAAAATCAGATTTTGTTTAAGAAGGAAAAAGAAGAGTATATAGAATAAAGGGGAAAAACCGATGGCGGAGTTGACGGGGCTCGAACCCGCGACATCCTGCGTGACAGGCAGGCACTCTAACCAACTGAGCTACAACTCCATCGGAATAAAAACCAAACTATAGAATCGACCCCGAGAGTCAACACTGTTTTCATTTGTTTTCTTGCCTTTCGTTAGAATTTTTAGAATCTGGTATTGGTTCTATGCAAATTGAAGAAAAAAAAGCCAAAGATCTTTTCAAGGATCGTATCTTTACCCTTTCCAACTTTCTCTCTATTTCTCGAGTGTTGTTATTACCTTTTTTTTTCCAGAGCACTTATACCTATGCACATGATCCGGCAAACTTAAAAGAGTTATTTGCTTCCATATTTTACGCACTCGCTGCCGTTTTTAGTGATTATTTAGATGGGCTCTTTGCTCGACTCCTCCACCAAGAAACAACTCTCGGTAGATACTTAGATCCAGTTTGCGATAAATTCGTAACCTTAGGAGGACTTTTTGTTGTTACCATTCATTTTGATTTTCCCAGTTGGATCCTCATTGTTTACTTCATCCGAGAAGTTCTTGGTGTTTGGCTTGGCGGGTATTTGTATTTAAAAAGAGGTTTGCAAGGTAGACCGAACTGGTGGGGAAAATTTGGAGTGGGGATCGTGGCCGTTTCTGTCATTTGGTATATGTCTTTACCTTACTTCTTACAGTTCGGAGCACCCTATCCTTTTTTACTCCATCCTGAAATCTCAGCTTATGTGCTGATCTTTGTTTTATCAGCAGGTGTCCTTGCTTATATCCTTCGGTATTGGAATATTGTTTTCCATCCAGAAGCAATTGAACTTGATCCAGAAAACAAAAAACAAGCAAAGAAATACCAAAAGATATAAATTACCTTTTCCAAAATCTTCAAAATGTTTTTTTCTTAGTTTTTGTGAATCACCTTTTTGGGTTTTGATTTTTGTTTGGCCAATTTTTCATATACTC
This genomic window contains:
- a CDS encoding CDP-alcohol phosphatidyltransferase family protein, yielding MQIEEKKAKDLFKDRIFTLSNFLSISRVLLLPFFFQSTYTYAHDPANLKELFASIFYALAAVFSDYLDGLFARLLHQETTLGRYLDPVCDKFVTLGGLFVVTIHFDFPSWILIVYFIREVLGVWLGGYLYLKRGLQGRPNWWGKFGVGIVAVSVIWYMSLPYFLQFGAPYPFLLHPEISAYVLIFVLSAGVLAYILRYWNIVFHPEAIELDPENKKQAKKYQKI
- the fliG gene encoding flagellar motor switch protein FliG, producing the protein MKPENTTAATPGVRKAALLLLSLGKERAADVLKHLDDSMLEAVILEMSKIRSISKEEREVILKEFHNTIEDLNDTTSGGLSTAKSLLEQTVGTEKANVILKKIHKEETKNDFEFLNQVEPSVLQGMLGTESPQIIAVTLSHLDPKKAADVLKLFPKPEQAKIAVRLATTSKTHPDVIQNIARILKKRYEERDKQEYSEAGGAHVLANILNFMEKGAEETILSELEESSPDVADQVREKLYTFEDILSLDNKEMRILINRLADDTAISLAIRGAGDEIRKKFLNNMSQNRSEDILDALDMKPRVTLREINEARSKIVQVARVLEEENQILFKKEKEEYIE